The Methanomethylovorans hollandica DSM 15978 genome includes a region encoding these proteins:
- a CDS encoding cytochrome c-type biogenesis CcmF C-terminal domain-containing protein — MSIHELSHERSAMTEKESLLTSKNTIFAAVVSFILLALVIIAGMVTPLLAKILSGTEIMLGSEYFNPRTALPTVLLIMMLTICLLVSSVKPRKVLAATAALLLLLIAVFVVSPFSNAAVDVAMALIIPAFIATGYKIWLTARDKKGYGKYRGLSAHLIHLGILCILLGVVLSSNIKVEDSAVYQTGKMGDRNIQDYSLKITSMASRLEGEPYQERQASSYITRIDFDIYDQSRYARSGSVEYITDFKWGQTYTTTYIHRGLTEELFIAPRALDEKTGEVDMYVRIVPFINLLWGGIYMMALGIIALLIVENRSPHQSITMLQPSGREMDMAFFEKRYEKIMEHELRKLRSGKSGGGSK; from the coding sequence ATGAGCATACATGAACTTTCACATGAGAGATCAGCAATGACAGAAAAAGAGAGCCTATTGACAAGTAAGAATACAATCTTTGCCGCTGTAGTATCATTTATCCTGCTTGCACTGGTGATAATTGCAGGTATGGTGACACCTCTTCTTGCCAAGATTCTAAGTGGCACAGAAATCATGCTAGGTTCTGAGTACTTTAACCCCAGGACTGCCCTTCCTACTGTATTGCTGATCATGATGCTTACGATATGTTTACTAGTCAGTTCCGTCAAACCCCGCAAAGTCCTGGCAGCAACTGCTGCACTTCTGCTGCTCCTGATAGCCGTCTTTGTCGTGTCCCCATTCTCAAATGCAGCAGTTGATGTGGCTATGGCTCTAATAATACCGGCTTTCATAGCCACAGGTTATAAGATCTGGCTTACGGCCAGGGATAAGAAAGGATACGGAAAATACAGGGGACTTTCTGCTCATCTGATCCATCTGGGAATACTATGTATCCTCCTTGGCGTAGTGCTTAGCTCCAATATTAAAGTGGAGGATTCAGCAGTATATCAGACAGGTAAAATGGGTGACCGGAATATACAGGACTACAGCCTCAAGATCACTTCAATGGCATCAAGGCTGGAAGGAGAACCTTATCAGGAGCGCCAGGCTTCTTCCTACATCACAAGGATAGATTTTGACATATATGACCAGAGCAGATACGCCAGAAGTGGCAGTGTGGAATATATCACTGACTTCAAATGGGGTCAGACCTACACTACAACATACATCCATAGAGGACTTACTGAGGAATTGTTCATAGCCCCCAGGGCCCTTGATGAAAAGACCGGGGAAGTGGATATGTATGTACGTATCGTTCCTTTCATAAACCTTCTCTGGGGAGGCATTTATATGATGGCGCTGGGTATCATTGCGTTACTTATCGTGGAAAATCGCAGCCCTCACCAGAGCATCACAATGTTACAGCCTTCCGGAAGAGAAATGGACATGGCTTTCTTTGAAAAACGATACGAAAAAATAATGGAGCATGAGCTCAGGAAACTGCGGTCCGGAAAAAGCGGGGGAGGAAGCAAATGA
- the xseA gene encoding exodeoxyribonuclease VII large subunit, with protein sequence MSENPMGIFSVSMLNETIRSLLVNDPRLREVWVRGEISNLKKHSSGHYYFTLKDKGSQISCVSFRQTNRTLKFDPEDSMAVILYGSVDVYTVRGQYQLKVLDMRPDGIGEMFRIFEQLKKKLEDEGLFEQSRKRPIPRFPKRVGISTSPTGAAVHDIINVLGRRYPVHVLLAPCLVQGDAAAQSIADSIELLNRADVDVIIVGRGGGSLEDLWPFNEEIVARAIFNSRIPVVSAVGHETDYTIADFTADLRAPTPSAAAELVVPDRVELKRFMDSMLQRLEYAATRKIADLNSRLDHMYDSLEPDKLREMIDQRYQRIDELVTAMEKDVKYYLGSREMLLKVLAGRMNAVNPLNTLERGYCIAMSREVVVKSIGAVQAGSRLDLRVTDGTIICDVIEKVEVEHGR encoded by the coding sequence ATGTCTGAGAATCCAATGGGTATATTTAGTGTTTCAATGCTCAATGAAACCATAAGGTCTCTACTTGTCAATGATCCCAGACTGCGGGAAGTGTGGGTGCGGGGTGAGATCTCCAATCTCAAAAAACACAGCTCAGGCCATTATTATTTTACACTGAAGGATAAGGGGAGCCAGATAAGCTGTGTCAGTTTCAGGCAGACCAATCGGACTCTTAAGTTCGATCCTGAGGATTCCATGGCAGTTATATTGTATGGTTCTGTGGATGTGTATACCGTCAGGGGACAATATCAGCTGAAGGTCCTGGACATGCGCCCGGATGGTATAGGAGAAATGTTCAGGATATTTGAGCAGCTAAAAAAGAAACTGGAAGATGAAGGTCTTTTTGAGCAGAGCCGCAAAAGACCTATACCCAGGTTTCCCAAAAGGGTCGGTATCTCTACTTCTCCAACAGGTGCTGCAGTCCATGACATCATCAATGTGCTGGGCCGGAGATATCCGGTGCATGTGCTGCTGGCACCATGCCTTGTGCAGGGGGATGCAGCTGCACAAAGCATTGCTGACTCTATTGAGCTTCTAAACAGAGCAGATGTTGATGTTATAATAGTTGGCAGAGGCGGTGGTTCATTGGAGGATCTGTGGCCCTTCAATGAGGAGATCGTCGCAAGGGCCATTTTCAACTCAAGGATACCTGTGGTTTCCGCTGTGGGCCACGAAACCGATTATACAATTGCCGATTTTACCGCTGACCTGCGGGCGCCTACACCGTCTGCTGCGGCAGAACTTGTAGTCCCTGACAGAGTGGAACTTAAAAGGTTCATGGATTCTATGCTCCAGAGGCTTGAGTATGCTGCAACTCGTAAGATTGCAGACCTTAACTCCAGGCTTGATCATATGTATGATTCTCTGGAACCGGACAAGCTTCGGGAAATGATCGATCAGCGTTATCAAAGAATTGATGAGCTGGTTACAGCTATGGAAAAGGATGTGAAATATTATCTTGGGTCCAGAGAAATGCTGCTTAAGGTGCTGGCAGGCCGTATGAATGCGGTGAATCCGCTCAATACTCTGGAAAGAGGATACTGCATAGCAATGTCCCGTGAGGTCGTTGTCAAGAGTATCGGTGCCGTACAAGCAGGCTCCAGGCTTGATCTAAGGGTCACTGATGGTACTATAATTTGTGATGTTATTGAAAAGGTTGAGGTCGAACATGGCAGGTAG
- the ccsA gene encoding cytochrome c biogenesis protein CcsA, protein MNLGMVLVWLSLATAIGAVLSGYMGHRKSNISVGTLSRKLEIACLVLAGSSMLLLMYHLYTVNASYSYVFEHSSADLEWYYRLSALWAGQEGSMLLWAVSIMAMLVIVEHTHRIRLSETALMQITRLISLSVVCVFLGLLVLKNPFSAHHVLSDGSFGITNWNPFVQMYDVPYGQGMNPLLRNPWMAVHPPVLFFGYAAFTIPFAAAIGNLLTHDKRWEAIATNWMRISWLFLTLGIGLGGFWAYEVLGWGAWFWSWDPVETSSLLPWITATAYLHAQLRYRKGEYGFIAPLLAVTSFILVVFATFVTRSGMWASVHSWQDFTAESGIIAVFLSVLVLSSMFLLAKRYFEDE, encoded by the coding sequence ATGAATCTTGGGATGGTCCTGGTCTGGCTGTCTCTTGCGACAGCTATAGGTGCTGTGCTTTCAGGGTACATGGGACATCGGAAGAGCAACATCTCTGTTGGTACACTTTCACGTAAGCTGGAAATAGCATGCCTGGTGCTTGCAGGGTCCTCGATGCTGTTGCTGATGTACCACCTATACACCGTCAACGCCTCGTATTCATACGTTTTCGAGCATTCCAGCGCTGATCTTGAGTGGTATTACAGGCTATCGGCTTTGTGGGCAGGCCAGGAAGGGTCCATGCTACTGTGGGCTGTTTCCATAATGGCAATGCTTGTGATAGTAGAGCACACCCATAGAATAAGACTTTCAGAGACCGCATTGATGCAGATCACACGCCTCATATCATTGTCTGTCGTCTGCGTGTTCCTGGGACTGCTGGTACTAAAAAACCCGTTCTCAGCACATCATGTGCTTTCCGATGGCAGCTTTGGGATCACTAACTGGAACCCGTTCGTACAGATGTACGATGTGCCCTATGGCCAGGGCATGAATCCCCTGCTGCGTAACCCCTGGATGGCAGTACACCCACCAGTGCTTTTCTTCGGATATGCCGCTTTCACAATACCTTTTGCGGCTGCAATAGGCAACTTGCTGACACATGATAAAAGATGGGAAGCCATCGCCACGAACTGGATGAGGATCTCCTGGCTGTTCCTCACATTGGGCATAGGGCTTGGCGGTTTCTGGGCCTATGAAGTCCTCGGATGGGGCGCATGGTTCTGGAGCTGGGACCCGGTAGAAACTTCATCACTGCTGCCCTGGATCACCGCAACGGCCTATCTGCATGCACAATTGCGTTACAGAAAAGGAGAATACGGGTTTATTGCGCCTCTGCTTGCAGTGACATCTTTCATACTGGTGGTATTTGCGACCTTTGTCACCAGAAGCGGCATGTGGGCCTCTGTACATTCCTGGCAAGACTTCACTGCCGAAAGTGGCATAATAGCAGTATTTTTAAGTGTACTGGTATTATCAAGTATGTTCCTGCTTGCAAAGAGATATTTTGAAGATGAGTGA
- a CDS encoding CDP-2,3-bis-(O-geranylgeranyl)-sn-glycerol synthase codes for MLPAYIPNSMAAVFGGGRPIDGGRVLKDGRRILGDGKTFRGLFAGIACGVLLGLLQMFLLNPVSELLHISLPSFSGSGSTIMVILLSLAVGSLFGDMFKSFFKRRLGMKRGASLPLVDQLDFVLGAWVFTYLSSPGWFTINFTWNIMAVVLIITPLLHLTTNIVGYIVGVKKEPW; via the coding sequence ATGTTGCCTGCCTATATTCCTAATTCCATGGCCGCGGTCTTTGGCGGCGGGCGCCCCATTGATGGGGGAAGAGTACTGAAGGATGGCAGGCGCATTCTGGGGGATGGCAAGACATTCAGAGGTCTGTTCGCAGGTATAGCATGCGGTGTGCTCTTGGGTTTGCTTCAGATGTTCCTTCTGAATCCTGTATCAGAGTTGCTGCATATCTCCTTGCCTTCATTCTCAGGCAGTGGATCTACAATTATGGTGATCCTTCTGTCCCTTGCTGTTGGCTCCCTTTTTGGGGATATGTTCAAGAGTTTCTTCAAGCGCAGGCTTGGAATGAAAAGAGGGGCTTCATTACCACTTGTAGACCAGCTTGATTTTGTACTGGGTGCGTGGGTATTCACATACTTGTCCTCTCCAGGATGGTTCACTATCAATTTTACCTGGAATATAATGGCAGTTGTGTTGATCATAACTCCGTTGCTTCATCTTACAACAAATATTGTCGGTTACATTGTAGGGGTAAAGAAAGAGCCCTGGTAA
- a CDS encoding exodeoxyribonuclease VII small subunit: MAGRRKKMDASPNEESIGESLSFETALEKLEGLVEKLEKGNLTLDESLETFEQGMKFARVCSQKLSKAERKIEQLVLEDGELRAKPFSEG; the protein is encoded by the coding sequence ATGGCAGGTAGGAGGAAAAAGATGGATGCAAGTCCTAATGAAGAAAGTATAGGTGAAAGTTTAAGTTTTGAAACTGCTCTTGAAAAGCTGGAAGGGCTGGTGGAAAAACTTGAAAAGGGCAATCTCACCCTCGATGAAAGCCTTGAAACATTTGAGCAGGGCATGAAGTTTGCCCGTGTCTGCAGCCAGAAACTTTCAAAGGCTGAAAGAAAGATCGAACAACTGGTTCTGGAGGATGGGGAGCTGAGGGCAAAGCCTTTCAGTGAAGGGTAA
- the pyrE gene encoding orotate phosphoribosyltransferase: MLMDIENDRKSILISALKNCGAVKFGDFTLASGKKSKYYVDIKKASTDPATLTVIAEQAAALIGNEDVDMVGGVALGGVPLATAVSLTSGIPLLIVRKEEKGYGTGGRFIGDLSKGSRVILIEDVTTSGGSVKDAIAAIREAGGFVDAVITVVDREEGAQQSLAALGVKLIPLVGASDLIQ, from the coding sequence ATGCTTATGGATATAGAAAATGATAGAAAATCTATCCTTATATCTGCCTTGAAAAATTGCGGGGCAGTGAAATTTGGTGACTTTACGCTTGCTTCAGGCAAGAAGAGCAAATACTATGTCGATATTAAAAAAGCCAGCACCGATCCAGCTACTCTAACGGTTATAGCAGAACAGGCGGCTGCTCTGATAGGTAATGAAGACGTGGACATGGTTGGTGGTGTAGCTTTGGGTGGTGTCCCTCTTGCAACAGCAGTTTCACTTACATCAGGTATTCCACTTTTAATCGTCCGTAAGGAAGAGAAAGGATATGGGACTGGAGGTCGTTTTATAGGTGATCTCAGTAAAGGTTCCCGTGTGATCTTGATCGAAGATGTAACAACCAGCGGTGGATCAGTAAAGGATGCCATAGCCGCTATCAGGGAAGCAGGAGGTTTTGTGGATGCTGTCATCACTGTGGTAGATCGTGAGGAAGGAGCTCAGCAAAGCCTTGCAGCACTGGGTGTAAAACTTATTCCTCTTGTAGGTGCCAGTGACCTTATACAATGA